Proteins encoded by one window of Nocardioides euryhalodurans:
- a CDS encoding S8 family serine peptidase, with protein MIRRTVVLSVVAVLTLGTVPAAVASPGGTSDSVPSTVEPVAVSPAAEPEPVLSLGDGPGRELYIVQLEGDAVPSYTGGVKGLAPVQTQGRSFSPEAAREEAYRDHLVDEQADVRRDIADVTGRTTTVTFSYTDALNGFALPLTREEAREVAGLDGVVAVQVQQERQPQTDVGPEWIGAPGIWDGTATPSGAGTKGEGVVIGVLDTGINAANPAFAATVPGAAGGDDYVVQNPRGRFYGACDPTSAVYRPGWGCTDKLIGAWDFAPGDDTGSNGVGYGYDDTGHGTHTASTAAGNQVRATVSMAGAGTTPETVERVVKGVAPHANVIAYDVCSGGCPEAAIVAGIDQAIADGVDVINYSIGGDTPSAAWTDPDATGLLNARAAGIHVAASAGNGGPGPGTMGSPGDVPWLTSVASTSHNRAWRAEVEQITADGGATRPDIDGLSFSGATDGAFPLVDAGDIGSNRCLAEALVGVDLTGTIVVCETGITGRTVKGSVVKALGAEGMILMNGSNLGSSLNADAHALPAVHITHADGLALEMWMDAVAGERASISAGEEHLGADVADVLAASSGRGPNRAVDIVSPSLSAPGVDVLAGDGTANQVRWGFRSGTSMASPHVAGSLALLAASHPDWTPAEAQSALMTTASTGVRNADGSAADWFGMGSGRVDLTRAADAGLVLDETEGDYLGANPAGGGDVTELNLASMADSDCRGTCTWTRTVTATETGAGSWTAQGTGATDGIKVTITPASFTLAPGATQQLTITADVAGAPTDDHLLGTVTLTPGAGSAAPAAHLPVAARPATGFWAGGSVAIRTRRDTGSHVSAPIAAAAAGVQVEASRLVPASTQALTIPQDTTNSNPYDANGRQVIAVPVAAGATRLVAEVAATTAQDVDLYVGTGPTPSAATEVASSVSSGAAERIDLPLGASDAGPWWILVQNRTASAPGGATGSTSSTPWSRARPGTSAPSARPPTRSGPRGTSGRSVPAGRGTARWPSAPGRRADLSAWSP; from the coding sequence GTGATCCGTCGAACCGTCGTGCTCTCGGTCGTGGCCGTGCTGACCCTCGGGACGGTCCCGGCTGCCGTCGCGTCCCCGGGCGGCACGTCCGACTCCGTGCCGTCGACGGTCGAGCCCGTGGCGGTGAGCCCGGCTGCGGAGCCGGAACCGGTGCTCTCGTTGGGGGACGGGCCTGGCCGCGAGCTCTACATCGTGCAGCTCGAGGGCGACGCCGTCCCCAGCTACACCGGCGGCGTCAAGGGGCTGGCTCCCGTGCAGACCCAGGGGCGGAGCTTCTCGCCCGAGGCCGCCCGTGAGGAGGCCTACCGCGACCACCTCGTCGACGAGCAGGCCGACGTACGCCGTGACATCGCCGACGTCACCGGTCGGACCACCACGGTGACCTTCTCCTACACCGACGCCCTCAACGGCTTCGCGCTCCCGCTCACCCGCGAGGAGGCGCGCGAGGTGGCCGGCCTCGACGGCGTGGTCGCCGTCCAGGTCCAGCAGGAGCGGCAGCCGCAGACCGACGTCGGACCCGAGTGGATCGGGGCGCCGGGCATCTGGGACGGCACCGCCACCCCGAGCGGCGCCGGTACCAAGGGCGAGGGCGTCGTGATCGGCGTCCTCGACACGGGCATCAACGCCGCCAACCCGGCCTTCGCCGCGACCGTGCCTGGGGCGGCCGGTGGTGACGACTACGTCGTCCAGAACCCCCGTGGGCGGTTCTACGGTGCCTGCGACCCGACGTCGGCGGTCTACCGGCCCGGGTGGGGCTGCACGGACAAGCTGATCGGGGCCTGGGACTTCGCCCCCGGTGACGACACCGGCTCCAACGGCGTCGGCTACGGCTACGACGACACCGGTCACGGCACGCACACCGCCTCCACCGCCGCCGGCAACCAGGTCCGCGCCACCGTGTCCATGGCAGGGGCCGGGACGACCCCGGAGACCGTGGAGCGTGTCGTGAAGGGCGTCGCGCCCCACGCCAACGTGATCGCCTACGACGTCTGCTCCGGGGGCTGCCCCGAGGCGGCGATCGTCGCGGGCATCGACCAGGCGATCGCCGACGGGGTCGACGTCATCAACTACTCCATCGGCGGCGACACGCCGTCCGCGGCCTGGACCGATCCCGATGCGACCGGCCTGCTCAACGCACGCGCCGCGGGCATCCACGTGGCAGCCTCCGCCGGCAACGGTGGCCCCGGACCGGGCACGATGGGGTCGCCCGGCGACGTGCCGTGGCTCACCTCCGTGGCCTCCACCAGCCACAACCGTGCGTGGCGGGCCGAGGTCGAGCAGATCACGGCGGACGGGGGTGCGACCCGACCCGACATCGACGGACTGTCGTTCTCCGGCGCCACCGACGGAGCCTTCCCGCTGGTCGACGCCGGCGACATCGGGAGCAACCGCTGCCTGGCCGAGGCCCTGGTCGGTGTCGACCTCACCGGCACGATCGTCGTCTGCGAGACCGGGATCACCGGGCGGACCGTCAAGGGCTCCGTGGTCAAGGCCCTCGGTGCCGAGGGGATGATCCTCATGAACGGGTCCAACCTGGGGAGCTCGCTCAACGCCGATGCCCACGCCCTCCCCGCGGTGCACATCACCCACGCCGACGGGCTCGCGCTGGAGATGTGGATGGACGCCGTCGCGGGCGAAAGAGCCTCCATCTCGGCTGGTGAGGAGCACCTCGGCGCGGACGTCGCCGACGTCCTGGCCGCGTCGTCGGGACGTGGCCCGAACCGAGCCGTCGACATCGTCAGCCCGAGCCTGTCGGCTCCCGGGGTGGACGTCCTGGCCGGCGACGGGACCGCCAACCAGGTGCGGTGGGGCTTCCGGTCCGGCACCTCGATGGCCAGCCCCCACGTGGCGGGCTCGCTGGCGCTGCTCGCCGCGAGCCATCCCGACTGGACGCCGGCCGAGGCGCAGTCCGCGCTGATGACGACGGCGTCGACCGGCGTCAGGAACGCCGACGGATCCGCCGCCGACTGGTTCGGCATGGGCTCCGGCCGCGTCGACCTCACCCGGGCTGCCGACGCCGGGCTGGTGCTGGACGAGACCGAGGGCGACTACCTCGGCGCGAACCCGGCGGGAGGCGGCGACGTCACGGAGCTCAACCTCGCGAGCATGGCCGACAGCGACTGCCGTGGCACCTGCACCTGGACCCGGACGGTGACGGCCACGGAGACCGGTGCAGGCTCGTGGACCGCCCAGGGGACCGGAGCCACCGACGGCATCAAGGTGACGATCACGCCGGCGTCCTTCACCCTCGCACCCGGTGCCACGCAGCAGCTCACGATCACGGCCGACGTGGCCGGCGCGCCGACCGACGACCACCTGCTCGGCACCGTCACCCTGACCCCCGGCGCAGGCTCTGCGGCACCGGCGGCGCACCTGCCCGTCGCCGCACGGCCCGCGACCGGCTTCTGGGCCGGCGGCTCGGTCGCCATCCGTACCCGACGTGACACCGGATCCCACGTGTCGGCTCCGATCGCCGCCGCCGCTGCGGGCGTGCAGGTCGAGGCGAGCCGCCTCGTCCCTGCCAGCACCCAGGCCCTGACGATCCCCCAGGACACCACCAACAGCAATCCCTACGACGCGAACGGTCGGCAGGTCATCGCGGTGCCCGTGGCCGCAGGTGCGACGCGCCTGGTGGCCGAGGTCGCCGCGACGACCGCACAGGACGTCGACCTCTACGTCGGGACCGGGCCCACGCCCAGTGCCGCCACCGAGGTCGCGTCAAGCGTCTCGAGCGGAGCCGCGGAGCGCATCGACCTGCCGCTGGGTGCGAGCGACGCAGGCCCGTGGTGGATCCTGGTCCAGAACCGGACCGCGAGCGCCCCGGGGGGAGCGACCGGGTCGACCTCCAGCACGCCGTGGTCTCGGGCGCGCCCGGGAACCTCAGCGCCCAGCGCCAGGCCTCCAACACGATCCGGACCTCGTGGGACGAGCGGGCGATCCGTGCCGGCCGGACGTGGTACGGCACGCTGGCCCTCAGCTCCGGGACGACGGGCGGACCTCTCGGCATGGTCCCCGTGA
- the def gene encoding peptide deformylase, which produces MPDPTSPPEHAPHGPLPTGGTVRPVTRWGTPVMHRPQAPVEVYDEELGALVADMVATMYAAEGVGLAACQIGVDRAVFVFDCPDESGERTVGVVCNPELVLPEGKDRQLDEDDEGCLSFPGAFVPLARPDRATVTGTGLDGEPVEFSGDGLLARCLQHETDHTRGTVFGDRLATKARKKLQKAHDQAVDDFPPDWPA; this is translated from the coding sequence ATGCCCGACCCGACCTCCCCGCCGGAGCACGCGCCGCACGGTCCCCTCCCGACGGGCGGCACGGTCCGCCCGGTCACCCGCTGGGGCACGCCCGTCATGCACCGCCCCCAGGCGCCGGTCGAGGTGTACGACGAGGAGCTCGGCGCCCTGGTCGCCGACATGGTCGCCACGATGTACGCCGCCGAGGGAGTCGGCCTGGCTGCCTGCCAGATCGGCGTCGACCGGGCGGTCTTCGTCTTCGACTGTCCCGACGAGTCCGGCGAGCGCACCGTGGGCGTCGTCTGCAACCCCGAGCTGGTCCTCCCGGAGGGCAAGGACCGACAGCTCGACGAGGACGACGAGGGCTGCCTGTCCTTCCCGGGCGCCTTCGTCCCCCTCGCGCGACCCGACCGGGCCACCGTGACGGGCACCGGGCTCGACGGAGAGCCGGTGGAGTTCAGCGGCGACGGCCTGCTGGCCCGCTGCCTCCAGCACGAGACCGACCACACCCGCGGCACGGTCTTCGGTGACCGGCTCGCGACGAAGGCCCGCAAGAAGCTGCAGAAGGCGCATGACCAGGCGGTCGACGACTTCCCGCCCGACTGGCCGGCCTGA
- a CDS encoding acyl-CoA dehydrogenase family protein: MSLTKNLRPGGKFGLARGESRDPIGYAVAALTKVAQSDLIDRIGLRRTAEQAVFTVTRSGFRTVTAASRTFTRTGSAGTDGVRVPAAAAPGTFDLTPSEDEQMLVDVVGEFAAEVVRPAAAAADDACAAPEALLASSLEIGLPLLGVPESLGGISEERSAMAGTLVAEALSRGDMGLAVAALAPGAVATALSLWGSEQQQATYLPAFTGVDVPAAALALNEPTVLFDVLSPATTAVRDGDGFVLTGVKSQVPRGAEAELFVVGAELEGRPALFLVESGTDGLGVEGDPAMGIRAASMTRLSLDGVRIPAESLLGADDGSTYTDCVRLSRLAWCALAVGTGQAVLDYVTPYVKEREAFGEPVAHRQSVAFMVADMAIELQAMRLVTWKAASRAAAGKDFAREVSLARTLCADKGMRIGLDGVQLLGGHGYVKEHPVERWYRDLRAVGVMEGSVLV, from the coding sequence ATGTCCCTCACCAAGAACCTCAGGCCGGGCGGGAAGTTCGGCCTCGCCCGGGGCGAGTCGCGCGACCCGATCGGGTACGCCGTGGCGGCCCTCACCAAGGTGGCCCAGAGCGACCTGATCGACCGGATCGGGCTCCGCCGGACCGCCGAGCAGGCGGTCTTCACGGTCACCCGGAGCGGCTTCCGGACGGTGACGGCGGCGTCCCGGACGTTCACCCGCACCGGCTCGGCCGGCACCGACGGCGTCCGCGTGCCGGCTGCCGCGGCGCCCGGCACCTTCGACCTGACGCCCAGCGAGGACGAGCAGATGCTCGTCGACGTGGTGGGCGAGTTCGCCGCCGAGGTGGTCCGGCCCGCAGCGGCTGCGGCCGACGACGCCTGCGCGGCCCCGGAGGCGCTGCTCGCCTCGAGCCTGGAGATCGGGCTGCCGCTGCTCGGCGTGCCCGAGTCGCTCGGCGGGATCTCCGAGGAGCGCTCGGCCATGGCCGGGACGCTCGTCGCCGAGGCGCTGTCCCGTGGCGACATGGGGCTGGCCGTCGCGGCGCTCGCGCCGGGGGCGGTCGCCACGGCGCTGTCGCTGTGGGGCAGCGAGCAGCAGCAGGCGACCTACCTCCCGGCGTTCACGGGTGTCGACGTGCCGGCCGCCGCGCTGGCGCTCAACGAGCCGACGGTCCTCTTCGACGTGCTCAGCCCGGCGACCACGGCGGTCCGTGACGGCGACGGCTTCGTGCTCACGGGCGTGAAGTCGCAGGTGCCGCGGGGCGCCGAGGCCGAGCTGTTCGTCGTCGGCGCGGAGCTCGAGGGCCGGCCGGCGCTGTTCCTCGTCGAGTCCGGCACCGACGGCCTGGGCGTCGAGGGCGACCCGGCCATGGGGATCCGTGCCGCCTCGATGACGCGGCTGTCGCTCGACGGCGTCCGGATCCCTGCGGAGTCGTTGCTCGGCGCTGACGACGGCAGCACCTACACCGACTGCGTCCGGCTCTCCCGGCTCGCCTGGTGCGCCCTCGCGGTCGGGACCGGGCAGGCGGTGCTCGACTACGTCACGCCGTACGTCAAGGAGCGCGAGGCGTTCGGGGAGCCGGTGGCCCACCGGCAGTCGGTGGCGTTCATGGTCGCCGACATGGCGATCGAGCTGCAGGCGATGCGGCTGGTCACCTGGAAGGCGGCCTCGCGGGCCGCCGCGGGCAAGGACTTCGCGCGCGAGGTCTCCCTCGCGCGCACGCTCTGTGCGGACAAGGGCATGCGGATCGGGCTGGACGGCGTCCAGCTCCTCGGCGGCCACGGCTACGTCAAGGAGCACCCGGTCGAGCGGTGGTATCGCGACCTGCGTGCCGTCGGCGTCATGGAAGGAAGCGTGCTGGTCTGA
- a CDS encoding acyl-CoA dehydrogenase family protein: MAIHLDDPKKFRPLRDQAHQVAMNMLRPISRKYDRAEHSYPKELDMLAAMIDGISESGAAEGAGAAGVRRDETPGEKAGVRNGANLASVMSIAEMCWGDVGLLLSMPRQGLGNSAIASVADEEQQQRLAGTWAAMAITEPGTGSDSASIATTAVLDGDHYVLNGEKIYVTSGERADSVVVWATLDKSLGRAAIKSFVVEKGTPGMAVERLEHKLGIRASDTAAITFTDCRVPKENLLGSPDVDVKQGFAGAMATFDNTRPLVAAMAVGVARASLDLTRDLLAEAGVEVDHDRPAHLQHAAAAKLLQLEADWEGARLLTLQAAWLADNRTPNSLEASMAKAKAGRVGSDVTLSCVELCGSLGYSEAELLEKWARDSKILDIFEGTQQIQQLIVARRVLGLSSAELK, translated from the coding sequence ATGGCCATTCACCTGGACGACCCGAAGAAGTTCCGGCCGCTGCGCGACCAGGCCCACCAGGTCGCGATGAACATGCTGCGGCCCATCTCCCGCAAGTACGACCGCGCCGAGCACTCCTATCCCAAGGAGCTCGACATGCTCGCCGCGATGATCGACGGGATCTCCGAGTCCGGCGCGGCGGAGGGCGCGGGCGCGGCCGGCGTCCGACGTGACGAGACGCCGGGTGAGAAGGCCGGTGTGCGCAACGGCGCCAACCTCGCCTCGGTGATGTCCATCGCCGAGATGTGCTGGGGTGACGTCGGCCTGCTGCTCTCGATGCCGCGGCAGGGGCTCGGCAACTCCGCCATCGCCTCGGTGGCCGACGAGGAGCAGCAGCAGCGCCTCGCGGGGACGTGGGCAGCCATGGCGATCACCGAGCCCGGCACCGGCTCGGACTCCGCCAGCATCGCCACGACCGCGGTGCTCGACGGCGACCACTACGTCCTCAACGGCGAGAAGATCTACGTCACCTCGGGGGAGCGAGCCGACAGCGTCGTCGTCTGGGCCACGCTCGACAAGAGCCTGGGCAGGGCGGCGATCAAGTCGTTCGTCGTCGAGAAGGGCACGCCCGGTATGGCGGTGGAGCGGCTCGAGCACAAGCTCGGCATCCGGGCCTCCGACACCGCGGCGATCACCTTCACCGACTGCCGGGTGCCGAAGGAGAACCTCCTCGGCTCCCCGGACGTGGACGTCAAGCAGGGCTTCGCCGGGGCGATGGCGACCTTCGACAACACCCGGCCGCTGGTCGCCGCGATGGCGGTCGGCGTGGCCCGCGCGTCGCTCGACCTGACCCGCGACCTGCTGGCCGAGGCGGGTGTCGAGGTCGACCACGACCGTCCCGCCCACCTCCAGCACGCGGCGGCGGCGAAGCTCCTGCAGCTCGAGGCGGACTGGGAGGGCGCCCGGCTGCTCACGCTCCAGGCGGCCTGGCTCGCGGACAACCGGACGCCCAACTCCCTCGAGGCGTCGATGGCCAAGGCGAAGGCGGGCCGCGTGGGCTCCGACGTCACGCTGTCGTGCGTGGAGCTGTGCGGCTCGCTCGGCTACTCCGAGGCAGAGCTCCTCGAGAAGTGGGCGCGGGACTCCAAGATCCTCGACATCTTCGAGGGCACCCAGCAGATCCAGCAGCTGATCGTCGCCCGCCGGGTGCTCGGGCTCTCGAGTGCCGAGTTGAAGTAG
- a CDS encoding YiaA/YiaB family inner membrane protein has protein sequence MSTPNSPKNTNAFFAQAGISFAIALLAMVFAILNLPVDPWIRGFLGLGTLYLTTSAFTLAKCVRDAQENQAVYARLDQARVDKILSEHDPFKAVS, from the coding sequence ATGAGCACTCCGAACTCGCCCAAGAACACCAATGCCTTCTTCGCCCAGGCCGGGATCTCGTTCGCCATCGCGCTGCTCGCCATGGTCTTCGCGATCCTGAACCTGCCGGTGGACCCGTGGATCCGCGGCTTCCTCGGCCTCGGCACCCTCTACCTCACGACCTCGGCCTTCACCCTCGCCAAGTGCGTCCGCGACGCCCAGGAGAACCAGGCCGTGTACGCCCGCCTCGACCAGGCCCGCGTCGACAAGATCCTCTCCGAGCACGACCCGTTCAAGGCCGTCTCCTGA
- a CDS encoding DUF2252 domain-containing protein — protein sequence MAARHDRRDQIATVLDDAFAPLMKADPKAFRAKYRKMAADPHAFYRGSACLYYADVTTEEDPFADDRSGRIWIHGDLHVENFGTYLNSDGRLVFDINDFDEAYLGRFTWDLQRFAASLALVGWQKALPEEDVRRLIGRYVRSYLSQVDAYRRSEDDDDFALHLDNTSGPIHSALRSARLQRRADLLDATTRLEDGVRRFAEDGSVRRLARTEQDLVVSAFEGYLETIPDDKRFDRALFYELRDVVGKSGFGIGSAGLPAYNLLVEGYSQALDNDVVLSMKQANIPAVSRFVDSADVEAYFDNEGHRTVVSQRALQVHTDPLLGHTRIDGVGFVVSEVSPYEVDLDWSGLTEPDEIAEVVDLLGRATAKIHCASDEDSEQDLVDFQVEEAIARSLDRRRREFTTWLTDWGMAYGDRVREDHAHFVAAFREGQVGVSAT from the coding sequence ATGGCAGCCAGGCACGACCGCCGCGACCAGATCGCGACCGTCCTCGACGACGCATTCGCCCCCCTGATGAAGGCCGACCCCAAGGCCTTCCGGGCCAAGTACCGCAAGATGGCGGCAGACCCGCACGCCTTCTACCGCGGCAGCGCCTGCCTCTACTACGCCGACGTCACCACCGAGGAGGACCCGTTCGCCGACGACCGGAGCGGCCGCATCTGGATCCACGGCGACCTCCACGTCGAGAACTTCGGCACCTACCTCAACTCCGACGGCCGGCTGGTCTTCGACATCAACGACTTCGACGAGGCCTACCTGGGCCGCTTCACGTGGGACCTGCAGCGCTTCGCGGCCTCGCTGGCGCTGGTCGGCTGGCAGAAGGCGCTGCCCGAGGAGGACGTACGCCGGCTGATCGGCCGCTACGTCCGGTCCTACCTCTCGCAGGTCGACGCGTACCGCCGCAGCGAGGACGACGACGACTTCGCGCTCCACCTCGACAACACCTCGGGACCGATCCACTCCGCCCTGCGGAGTGCCCGGCTGCAGCGGCGCGCCGACCTGCTCGACGCGACCACCCGGCTCGAGGACGGCGTCCGCCGGTTCGCGGAGGACGGCTCGGTCCGGCGGCTGGCGCGGACCGAGCAGGACTTGGTGGTCTCCGCCTTCGAGGGCTACCTCGAGACCATCCCCGACGACAAGCGGTTCGACCGGGCGCTGTTCTACGAGCTGCGCGACGTCGTGGGCAAGTCCGGGTTCGGCATCGGCAGCGCCGGGCTGCCGGCGTACAACCTGCTGGTCGAGGGCTACAGCCAGGCGCTGGACAACGACGTCGTGCTGTCGATGAAGCAGGCCAACATCCCCGCGGTGAGCCGCTTCGTCGACTCCGCCGACGTGGAGGCCTACTTCGACAACGAGGGGCACCGGACGGTCGTCAGCCAGCGGGCGCTGCAGGTGCACACCGATCCGCTGCTCGGCCACACCCGGATCGACGGGGTGGGCTTCGTGGTCTCGGAGGTGTCGCCCTACGAGGTGGACCTCGACTGGTCGGGCCTGACCGAGCCCGACGAGATCGCGGAGGTCGTCGACCTGCTCGGCCGGGCGACCGCCAAGATCCACTGCGCCTCCGACGAGGACAGCGAGCAGGACCTGGTCGACTTCCAGGTCGAGGAGGCGATCGCCCGCTCCCTGGACCGCCGCCGCCGCGAGTTCACCACCTGGTTGACCGACTGGGGGATGGCCTACGGCGACCGCGTCCGCGAGGACCACGCCCACTTCGTGGCGGCCTTCCGGGAGGGGCAGGTCGGGGTCTCGGCGACCTGA